A window of Suncus etruscus isolate mSunEtr1 chromosome 4, mSunEtr1.pri.cur, whole genome shotgun sequence contains these coding sequences:
- the LOC126006282 gene encoding apolipoprotein L3-like isoform X3, whose product MDPDFLQFLLKEDRAWETFLEEIELSSEEGEVLREGLKKHERLMAMEDKEMHQWEKIGYAMFFFLFALFLFCFYSYCTLANIFIIVLTCMFWMYSYYAPPPSEDITLRERILKVFPEVKVKLGKRITQLEELADRADQVHKGCTIANVGANTAGIASGVMSLAGLCLAPVTGGLSVGLSAAALGLNIAATATSVTTSIVEQTNMTSIEAKANSIKTVGISPEELAFGVLHQNSKRFFSFCSNFNNLRKIQGHVLTAENSPPSLLQKLFGCTAKTMTTKDKIFGGATTGLCVLMDAYFLLQASKQLKAGVKLEPAERLRQWSQELERIGDMVTQIHGSLLKSLTLSE is encoded by the coding sequence tGAGGAGGGAGAGGTGCTCCGTGAAGGTCTGAAGAAGCACGAAAGACTCATGGCTATGGAGGACAAAGAGATGCATCAATGGGAGAAGATCGGATATGCaatgttcttttttctctttgctttatttttgttttgtttttatagttaCTGTACTCTGGCCAACAtctttataatagtgttaacatGTATGTTTTGGATGTACAGTTACTATGCCCCACCACCATCAGAAGACATTACACTCAGGGAGAGGATTTTGAAAGTGTTTCCTGAGGTGAAAGTGAAACTTGGTAAGCGCATAACACAGCTTGAAGAGCTCGCAGACAGGGCTGACCAGGTTCACAAGGGCTGTACTATTGCCAATGTGGGAGCCAACACCGCTGGGATAGCATCAGGCGTCATGTCCCTGGCTGGTCTTTGTCTGGCCCCTGTGACAGGAGGCCTGAGTGTGGGGCTGTCAGCAGCGGCACTGGGGCTGAACATTGCAGCCACTGCCACCTCTGTGACCACCAGCATTGTGGAGCAGACAAACATGACATCAATAGAAGCAAAAGCCAACAGCATAAAAACAGTGGGGATCTCTCCAGAAGAGTTGGCCTTTGGGGTCCTACATCAGAACTCAAAgagattcttttctttctgcagCAACTTCAATAATTTAAGGAAGATTCAGGGGCATGTGCTTACTGCTGAAAATTCACCCCCAAGTTTGTTACAGAAACTGTTTGGCTGCACTGCTAAGACAATGACCACCAAAGACAAGATCTTTGGTGGGGCCACAACAGGCCTCTGTGTTTTGATGGATGCTTACTTTCTCCTTCAGGCATCAAAGCAACTGAAGGCAGGGGTAAAGTTAGAGCCAGCAGAGAGGTTGAGGCAATGGTCCCAGGAGCTGGAGAGGATAGGAGACATGGTCACTCAAATTCACGGGAGTCTGCTGAAGAGTTTGACTCTTTCCGAGTAG